Genomic window (Candidatus Microthrix parvicella Bio17-1):
GATGCACGTGGAACGCTGCCGATGGAAATGATCCAGGTCGCTCCGCTCCAGGTGGGGGTTGGTAGCAAGGATCAGATCAAAGCGATCCGGACCGAGTAGTTCCGTTCGGTAATCTACTCGGCGCCTTGGGGGTACGTGGCTGCCCGCCGACGCCCCGAGCCGCCTCATAACCACCTTGCGATACACCGCCTTGCGATACACCAAGCGAACCGCTTGCCGAGGAGACACCCCTTTCAATTGGTCGCGCCTTGCCGCCAAACGGCTCACGACCCTGCCCGCCGTCCATATTCGATCTTCCAGAGCACCGGCCGAGAATAGCCGGGTATCGCCTCCTTCACGGACCGATGCGATCCCGACTCCTCGTCAGCACCAGGTTGGGTCGCTTCGTCCAGCAAGAGACGCTTCGGGTACCGTTTGCTTGTGGCACTCAGATACCCCTCGAAGGCGCGGGACTCTCGCCGGTCCAGCGGGGGGCTCAGTGACAATTGGTCGGACTTGGAGAACTTCTTGCCTGATCGCAGCGGGTTCAAGGTGGCTGCTGTCGGCGGCTTGTCCTTCGTCGGCGGCCTTGCCGAGTCAACGGTGCTGGTATTGCTAACCCTCACCGCCGACGGGCTGATCCGAAACGCTGACACAGTGCAAATCATTGGTGTGGCGTTAGCAAGGAGAAATGCCGTCCTGCTGGCGCTCGTGATGGTAGCAATACGGATCGTAACGATCATGGGTAGCGCCGTTGTCTCAGCTCGTTTTACTGCTGAAGTCACGGCAATCGCTCAGCACAAAGTAATGGCTAGATACCTTGAGGGGTCGTATGTAGCGCGAAGTTCTCGGCCACCCGGAGACATGAACGCTGTCGTGACCGGCCACGCACAGCTCACCGGCGGCCTCGCCAACGGGTTTACCGTGGTGGCGGCGAGTGTGTGCGGCCTACTGGCGTTCGGCGGGGCGTCACTGATCGTCAATCCGATTGCGACCCTTGGAATCGCTGTAATCGGGCTGATAGTGCTCGGCCTCATGCGGCCACTTCGAGCGCGGAGCCGCGCCTACGCTCGGGAGCTAGCCGATTCGACCCGATTGCTCGGGCAAGAGGTCTCGGAGATTGAGCTGCTTCACCGGGAGATCGAACTCTTTCAGGTCGCCGAACGGGCGCTTGGCCGAGTGAACCTACAGATCACCTCGTTCACGGACTCCATTCGACGGATCAGGATTCTTTCGACGGCTACACCTCAGCTGTTCCAGACCGCCATGCTCGCTGCAGCTGTGATCAGCCTGTTGCTAATAGTCGAGAGCGTCGACGGTGCACGATTGGCATCAGTAGGTGCGGTTGTTCTACTTCTGATCAGGTCAATGTCCGCAGCTCAACAGTACGTGACGGCCAATCAGCGAGTTATCGACAACGCCGCTTACGCCCAATCGGTAAGCGAACTGATCAACACGTTGTCGGTCAACCCAAACGCGTTCGGAAACGAGCGGCCTGCTTCCATGACCCCGATCCGGTTGGACCAGCTTTGTTTCAACTATGGAGATGACAGCAATGTTCTGACCAATATCCAAATCGAGTTACAAGAAGGCCAACTGGTGGGCGTGGTCGGGCCCTCCGGAGCGGGGAAGTCCACTTTGGTCGAACTGCTGTTGCGCTTGCGTGAGCCAACCAACGGACGGATCTTAGGGGGGAGTACCGAGTGGCAATCCATCGACCCAGGAGAATTCGCCAAGCGCGTCGCATTCGTGCCGCAGCAGTCAGTGCTGATCGCTGGCACCGTGGCGGAGAACGTCGATCTCTTCCGCGGCCTTCCCCACGACCGCATCGTTCAGGCAATTAAAGAGGCCCACCTCGAGAAAGAAATTTCCGAACTTCCGGACGGAATCAATACTCGCCTCGGGACTGATGGCCGGGCGCTCTCCGGCGGCCAACGACAACGGCTTACCATCGCACGGGCTTTGGCAGGCGATCCAGAGGTTCTAATCCTCGATGAACCGACAAGTGCGCTCGACGCACTCTCAGAAGCTGCAATCCGCCAGACCCTTGAAGTGCTGCCCGCGGGGCGGTTGGTGATTGTGGTCGCTCATAGGTTCTCCACCTTGCGATCCTGCAACCGAATCGTTGCACTCAACGAAGGTCGCATTGAGATCGATGCTTCACCCGAAGAAGTGCTTGAAAAATCCGACTTCTTCCGCGCAATGGTCAACGACGGTGTTCGAAATCCATAAGGAACCCAAGGAAATCGAAGCTTCCAATAGATCTGACGATGCGCCCCCTGCTGAAAAGCTACAAACGCGCAACCGCTTGGAAACGACGTTGAAACGGCTGGAGACGCAGTGAGGCGCCTATTTCGGAGTCGGAAACACCCGTCAGGACAAGCGATGCAGCTGACGGTTCTCACGCCAGAGTGGGCTCGCACTGCGCCACACCTATCTGAACTCTATATTTCGATGGCCGAGCAAGGGGTGTCGGTTCGGACCAGCACTCTTCGGGCATGGGCCCTAACTCCGGCCCGGACGATGCCGCGGTGTGAGGTGTTTCACCTCAACTGGCTGGATCACCTCGCCGGTCGGCAGCAAGCTACACAGCGAGCTGCCTGGCTGATGAGGCTGATCGGACTTCTGGTGCTTGGCCGTGGTCGCGGACGGCGCGTGTGGTGGACCGTCCACAACGTAGAACCTCACGATCGGCCCAACTCCAGAATCTTTGCCGTGGCAATGGCCCTTACCTTCACCCTGGCCAATACGGTGCAGTTCCTCTCGTCGTCCGCCGAGAAGGCGTTCTTCCTCAAGTACCCTTGGCTACATCGGTTGCGTGGTAAGGCGATAGTGACGCCGCTGCCCGCCGTGTCGACGGAGTCAGCCATCAGGGAGCAGCCCGACTCTCACGACCGCCAGCCTACATCCGATCACGTTGCCACCTTCCTGCTTTTCGGAATCCTCCGACGGGCCAAGAATGTGGTCGAGACGATTCGTTCGTTTGCGGCGCACAGCCCCGACCTCCACCTTCGACGACTTGTCGTGGCCGGTCAAGCCGTCGACTTGAACTACGAGGCGGCCATCATTGATGCCGCTGCAAATTCAGGGTCCGTTGAGCTCCGGCTTTGGCGACACTCCGACGAGGACCTGGCTTCTCTGCTCTGGTCTGCCGACTGGAGCGTCTTCTTCTACGAGCGAACCTCAAACAGCGGCGCACTCATCACATCGCTTGGCGAGGGTCTTCCGGCGATCGCCTCCGATCTTCCCTACTTTAACGAAATCGCAGCGGTCTCCGCAGGCGCTGTTCTGCTGACAGCACCGGCAGACCTAGTCACGCCAGAGATGTGGGACCGGTGGGCGGCACAACGTGGCTCCGAGTCACATCTAGCGGCCCGGCGTCAGGCCCTAGCCACCGCAGAACGACACCGCGCTGACGTGGTGGCGACGAGAATGATCGAACGATTGGTTGGTCCCGGACCGATTAGGTTCCGTGGAATCATGATTTCGAAATGGATACGCTGTCGTGCCCAGTCCCTATTGGACTTAGCGTCTCAGCTGACGTTCG
Coding sequences:
- a CDS encoding ABC transporter ATP-binding protein — translated: MENFLPDRSGFKVAAVGGLSFVGGLAESTVLVLLTLTADGLIRNADTVQIIGVALARRNAVLLALVMVAIRIVTIMGSAVVSARFTAEVTAIAQHKVMARYLEGSYVARSSRPPGDMNAVVTGHAQLTGGLANGFTVVAASVCGLLAFGGASLIVNPIATLGIAVIGLIVLGLMRPLRARSRAYARELADSTRLLGQEVSEIELLHREIELFQVAERALGRVNLQITSFTDSIRRIRILSTATPQLFQTAMLAAAVISLLLIVESVDGARLASVGAVVLLLIRSMSAAQQYVTANQRVIDNAAYAQSVSELINTLSVNPNAFGNERPASMTPIRLDQLCFNYGDDSNVLTNIQIELQEGQLVGVVGPSGAGKSTLVELLLRLREPTNGRILGGSTEWQSIDPGEFAKRVAFVPQQSVLIAGTVAENVDLFRGLPHDRIVQAIKEAHLEKEISELPDGINTRLGTDGRALSGGQRQRLTIARALAGDPEVLILDEPTSALDALSEAAIRQTLEVLPAGRLVIVVAHRFSTLRSCNRIVALNEGRIEIDASPEEVLEKSDFFRAMVNDGVRNP
- a CDS encoding FkbM family methyltransferase, with protein sequence MALTFTLANTVQFLSSSAEKAFFLKYPWLHRLRGKAIVTPLPAVSTESAIREQPDSHDRQPTSDHVATFLLFGILRRAKNVVETIRSFAAHSPDLHLRRLVVAGQAVDLNYEAAIIDAAANSGSVELRLWRHSDEDLASLLWSADWSVFFYERTSNSGALITSLGEGLPAIASDLPYFNEIAAVSAGAVLLTAPADLVTPEMWDRWAAQRGSESHLAARRQALATAERHRADVVATRMIERLVGPGPIRFRGIMISKWIRCRAQSLLDLASQLTFVSSARAQRFALTKSKGPEPELRLVMARCGDQAFVDVGANAGLYTAIALKSGARSVVAVEPLPELAARLRATFGRRIEVVVRALSSTTGMATLTVPAVQGVDRRTRATLDGGAKGRELTVPLGTLDDLGIEAGTMVKIDVEGHELEVLAGAEATLESQRVQTWLIEAEVRNNPSAVSDLIDLMGTHGYKGWAVLSDSLVPASHFDAEIHQSAADQTRIVGGGQRPPGYANNFCFVLQADEQTFIASARKAGFHLPTPD